A window of Diadema setosum chromosome 2, eeDiaSeto1, whole genome shotgun sequence contains these coding sequences:
- the LOC140242861 gene encoding uncharacterized protein, with the protein MLSPSITTLMMCTMADIPLNKVEKLRPFVEKHCSQVGALPKAKTLRNVYIPRQFEIHFEALKETVKDEKVSIIADETTYIRDCSILNVIAGVRDKYYLIDVCTVEACNYSTLSQAIIKALMNVGIKFDDVIAVVTDSAAYCKKAAREVLQSLFPKSIHVPRLAHIINLGAEAFQHHVEFGRADTLVKMIKSAFYKKPARKSRYLKFLREYLPPDEVKLPPVPVSTRWNSWFHAVKYHLAHLHVYEGFFKQEDSKGIAVETILELLTNKEIYQELQLIMNFITAHSSLLVAVLTSLEGTHNPLACTVFNTIEDVCSSLVVGTEKTSFGEATDKLLERKSKGDRDRITKTFRSVFQRAYEKIDKHVQQHPALTFYKAARIFDPRQLGSISLDIGDYQRIPGSSNLEPAVVEEWSMYTRLKAEEIPVPLDLQRFWESMSSRYPHLARIAKDAIWMPVSSVNVERSFSQYKHILTDKREKLTPENTRMMTMLYYNADTEHQF; encoded by the coding sequence atgctttcccccagcatcactacacttatgATGTGTACAATGGCTGATATTCCTCTCAACAAAGTTGAAAAACTGAGACCGTTCGTAGAGAAACACTGCAGCCAAGTTGGTGCTTTACCCAAAGCTAAAACACTGAGAAATGTATACATTCCAAGACAGTTTGAAATTCACTTTGAAGCTCTGAAGGAAACTGTCAAAGATGAAAAAGTATCCATCATCGCAGATGAAACAACGTACATCAGAGACTGTAGTATATTGAATGTTATTGCGGGAGTGCGGGACAAATACTATCTGATCGATGTTTGCACCGTGGAGGCTTGCAACTATTCAACGCTGAGCCAAGCGATCATTAAGGCCTTGATGAACGTGGGCattaaatttgatgacgtcattgctGTGGTTACAGACAGTGCAGCCTACTGCAAAAAAGCTGCCAGGGAGGTCCTCCAGTCACTGTTTCCTAAGAGCATTCATGTGCCTCGCCTGGCACACATCATCAACTTGGGAGCAGAAGCTTTCCAACACCATGTCGAGTTTGGTCGAGCTGACACTCTGGTCAAAATGATAAAGTCCGCTTTCTACAAGAAACCAGCTCGCAAATCAAGGTATCTCAAGTTTCTTCGAGAATATCTCCCTCCTGACGAGGTCAAACTTCCACCAGTACCTGTGTCCACAAGATGGAACTCATGGTTTCACGCTGTCAAGTATCATCTGGCACATCTTCACGTCTATGAGGGTTTCTTCAAACAGGAAGACAGCAAGGGTATTGCAGTGGAAACCATCCTGGAGCTGCTCACAAACAAAGAGATCTATCAGGAGTTGCAGCTGATTATGAACTTCATCACGGCACATTCTTCACTGCTGGTGGCAGTACTAACCAGTTTGGAAGGCACCCACAATCCCTTGGCTTGCACAGTCTTCAACACAATTGAAGATGTCTGTTCATCTCTTGTTGTTGGCACAGAGAAGACTTCATTTGGGGAGGCCACTGACAAGTTGCTGGAGCGGAAGTCAAAGGGGGATAGGGACAGAATTACAAAAACTTTCAGGTCTGTCTTCCAGAGAGCCTACGAGAAAATTGACAAACATGTTCAACAACACCCCGCTCTCACTTTCTACAAGGCAGCGCGCATATTCGACCCCAGGCAGCTGGGATCCATTTCACTTGACATTGGTGACTATCAGAGGATCCCAGGGTCGAGCAATCTGGAGCCAGCTGTCGTGGAGGAGTGGTCGATGTACACCAGGTTGAAGGCAGAGGAAATACCAGTCCCACTTGATCTCCAACGATTCTGGGAATCAATGTCCAGCCGGTACCCACATCTTGCCAGGATTGCCAAGGATGCCATATGGATGCCAGTGTCCAGTGTCAATGTGGAAAGGAGCTTCTCGCAATACAAGCATATCTTGACCGATAAGAGGGAGAAACTTACTCCAGAAAACACTCGTATGATGACAATGTTATACTACAATGCAGACACTGAACATCAGTTTTAG